The window CGTGGGGACCGGGGCTCCCGTGGCCTGCCGGATCCGCTCGTGGATCTCCCGCTCCAGCATCCGCGGAAGCTCAAGGGCCTGGAAGGGGCACGCTCCGATGCAGATCCCGCACTCCACGCACCGGGAGTCCACCACCACCGCCAGCAGCTTCCGGTTGGCCGCGGCCCGGGTCTTCCCGGGATAGGGGCTGGGCACCATGTAGATGGCGTTGTACGGGCAGTCGTAGTAACAGAGCTCGCAGCCCGTGCAGTTGTCCTCCACCACCACGGCCACCCCGGGAGATCTGGGAACCCGGTCAGGATCGTCGGGCAGGGAGTACGGGATCCACAGGCCGTACACCACCAGGGCCATGACCAGCAGCAAGGCCCAGCCGGGGGCCATCCAGCGGGCCAGCACGTAGGGCCAGAGGTAAAACCAGTCCACCGCGAACCCCTCCGGCTGCGCGCCCGGGGCCGCGGGCCGGCCGCTCGTGGCGGGAAGAACCGCCGCGAGGAAGAACAGCAGCCCCACGCTGAAGAGGACCCACAGGGCCGGCGGCCACACCTTGGGGTGCCGGATGCGGACGTAGTGCCACCAGAGGAGGACGTAGAGGGTGACGGCCGGACCCACGTGCAGGAACAGGAACCGGGGAAGGGTGGCATCGCTCACCCCGGGACCGCCCACGAACAGCCGAACCAGGTGCTCCCCCACCAGGGGCACGTCCCGGAGGGCCTGGACGGTCAGGCTCGCCAGGAGCTGGCTGCGCTCGTCCCACACCAGCAGATACCCCGTGAACCCCGCAAGCCCGCTCACGACCAGGAGGAACATCCCCGAGATCCACGCGGAGTCCCTCGCCTTCCGGTAGCGCTCCGTGAACCAGTTCCGGAACAGGTGCAGCAAGATGGCCACCATGAAGGCGTCCGCCGCATACCGGTGGATCCCCCGGAAGATCACCCCGTAGGGCACCCGATCCGTGAGGAACTGCACGGAGGCATAGGCACCCTCCAGGCTTGGCTCGTAGTACAGGAAGATGAGGATGCCGGAGATCACGAGGACGGTGAGGAAGAGGTTTGCGAGACCCCCCGTGTAGTAGAGGGGGTTGAAGTCCTGCGGGTAGACCCGCTGGATCCACCGGTCCAGCCGCAGGGTCCAGTCCTGCAGCCTCAGGATCGCCTTCCGGTACACCCTCTCATTCCTCCCGCGCGGTAATTCCCGCCCTCCGAAACAGCAGCACCAGGAAGGAGTACAGCATGAGCAGGACCCCCATGGCCCCCGCGCTCACGAGCCGACGATCCGTGAGCTCCCCGTACACCACCCCCCCCACACAGGCGAGGGAGGCGAGGCTCAGGAGGACGATGCCCCGGGCGGATCCCCGCTCCCCCCGGGCCAGGATGCGCTCGTACACCCCGATCCGACGCCGGATCCGGCCGGCCCGCCGGTCCGCCGCGTACATCACGAGTCCTGCCCCGAGGAAGGCGGCCACGAGCAGCGCACTCCATCCCACGGCCCGGGCCCAGGTTCCGGGATTTCCCGTCTGCACCGCCGCCCTCCAGGCCGACCATGCCTCCGGCAGGGCCAGGACCGCGGCGGCGAAGGCGAGAAAGAAGGCGAGCCTCTGCACCGCTACGCTCCCGAACTCGGGGCAGGCCGCGCCGCGGGGACCGCCCTCGGGGCGGGCCTGGGGGCCGCGGCCTCCGCAGCCCGCACCTTCCGGCGGTACCGGATCTCCAGCAAAAACCCCAGGGTGAGGGTGAGGGCGGTGAGGACGAGCACGATGTGGGGATCCCGGCCGATCACCGCGATGTTGAACAGGATGAGGGCGGTGAAGACCAGGAAGTAGGTAAGGGCCATGATGCCTACCACGGTGAAGAAGGGGCGCTCGCTGGGCCGCCGTCCCTTGCTGCGGTCCAGGAAGGGCACCAGCATCCCGTAGGCGATGAGGAGCCCCGGTCCCAGCCCCGCCCACAGCGGTGGGGTGTACTTCACGTACTGGTACAGGGCCAGGAAGTACCAGTCGGAAAGGATCGGCAGCGGCGTCCGGTTCGGGTCCGCCCGCCGGCCCATCTCCGCGGGGAAGATCCAGCTGGCGGCCACCAGCATCAGCAGCAGGATCACCAGGGCGGTGGGGGAGAGGTTGAAGCGCTTCCGGCGGGTGAAGATGAAGTACAGCTCCACCAGGATCAAGAGCAGCACGGAGATCCCGAAGTGGATGGCGTAAAAGCGGGTGAGGGTTCCCTGGCCCTCCGCGGGGCCGCCGAGGAACGCGAAGGCGATGGCGCTGCCGAACCGGGTCTGGCCGATGAGGGGGAGCTGGTCCAGGTAGACGGCCACGGTGAGCACCACCTTGGCGGCCCAGAAGGCCCGCTGGTTCCAGATCAGGAGATACCCCGTGAGGCCGGAGATCATGGCCAGCACCAGGGACCCGAACAGGATCATCCAGCTGAGCTCGTTGGGTCGCTTGTACTCCCCCAGGAAGTACATGCGGTAGATCCGGAGGGTGATGGCGATGATGAGCATGTCCGCCCCGTACTTGTGCATCCCCCGGATGAGCCAACCGAAGGGGATCTCGTGCTGGATGCGGAGGATGGAGTTGTAGGCCCCGTGGGTGGTGGGCTCGTACCAGATCATGAGGAGGATGCCGCTCACGATGACCACGATCCAGGAGAAGTACACGATCTGGCCGAGAAGATAGAGGGGGTTCCCGTAGCGCTCCACGTTCGTCTCGTCAAAGAGATCCAGCTTCTGCTTGCGCTCACTGAACCACTCCCGCAGGCGCTCCCACATGGTCAGGCGATCCCTCCCGGCTCCACCGCGGTCACCACGATCACCCCGTTCCGGACCTCGTAGACGAAGTAGCGGGGAGGACGCGGCGCCGGGCCGGAGAGCACCCGGCCCGGGACCTCCCGGTCCGCGGGGTCGTAGATGGAGAGGTGGCAGGGGCAACCCAGGAGCCCGTGCCGGCGCTCCGGTGGGGGCACGTAGCCCCCGTACCCCGCCGTGATCTCCCGCCAGTCCGGCACGTAGTTGAAGATGCATCCCAGGTGCGGGCAGATCCGGGAGAAGACCACGATGTCCGTGGGTTCCTTGCCCTCCTTGTAGCCCGGGAAGCGCACCTTCCACGGGAGCCGGATGGCCACCCCGGGAACGGTGGCCGCCTTGGCCTGCTCGGGCGTGTACTGCGGGTACTTCTGGGTGAACACGAAGAACTTGCTGGACCAGGGCTCCGCGAGCTCCTCCAGCCGCGCGATGGGAAGAGGCTCCCCCTTCGGGAGGTCTCCCTCCGCCAGATCCGGCGGAACCTTGCCCTGCGGCACGCCGAGACCGGGCTCCAGGTTCGGCTTGAGGTAGCGCAAAAGAGGCGCCGCGAAGGCCGCGAGGGCCCCCACGGCGGGGATGGAGGCCACCAGTTGCAGGAAGGTCCGTCGGTTCACACCCTTTGCCTTCTGCTCCTCCGCCATGCTCCCCCACTCCTCACCGGAGATCCGCGGGCGGCTCGTACACGAAGGTCCACAGGTAATCTACCACGGCCCAGATCTCGTTGGGGCTGAGTTCATCCCGGAACGCAGGCATGAGCTTCAACCCCCGCCGCTCCACGCCCTCCGCGATGCGCTGGTAGAGCTCCGTGGGCTTCCGGTAGGCCATCCACTCCCGGTCCGTGAAGATCCCGGGGCCCACCCCCCGGGCCCAGGTCCACACCAGTTCCCGGAACTCCTCCGCCCGGGGTCCTCTCCCATCTCCGGCCGGTCCGTGACATTCCGCGCACCTCTGCTGGTAGATCCTCCGGCCCAGCTGCAGCCGCTCCCGGGTGGTGGTCCGGCTCCACTCCCAGAACACCACGTCCCAGATCTCCTGGTCCGTGAGCCGCGGGGTTCCGCCATCCGCGGCCCCGTACGCGGGGTGCTGGAACCCGGGCATGGCGGTGTGCGGGCGACCCCGGGCCACGGTCTCGAACATGGAAAAGGGGGTATTGAGCCGCATCTGGTCGAGGTTGTGGAAGTTGGCGGGCCGGGAGGGAAGGGGCTCTCCCCTCGGGCGGATCCGGAAAAAGCTCAGGAAGTCCGTGTAGAGGTTCTTCTCGGGTGCGGTGAGGGTCTTCGCCATGGGCCCGTCTCCCCGGCCCTCGGGTCCATGGCAGACCGCGCACCGGGCGTCGTAGGTCTTCTTCCCCGCATCCGCGCTGGGCTTGCGGGGCATGAAGCCCATGCGGACCACGTAGCGGGGAAGGGGCTCATAGGCAGGTCCCCGGGGCCCGGCCATCCGGATGTACGGTTGGCAGCCCCCGAGCAGCACCGCGGCGAGGCCGAGGAAAAAGACACGCACCGCGACGGGTCGGCTCATGCGATTTTCCCGATCTTGCCCGCGCTCTCCTTCCGGGAAGACACGAAAAGGCAGGACCGGCGCGGCCCCGCCCTCAAGGCCACCGGCATTGTCCAACCTTTCCCGGGATCCGTCAAGGCGCGTCCTCCCCTCCCTCGTACTTCGTGGGGCACTTGGTGAGCAGGACCCTCGCCCGGAACACCCCCTCCGGACCCCACGTCCCCTCCACCACCACGGGCGCCCCGTCCCGGAAGAGGTCCGTCACCACCCCCCGGTAGGTCACGGGCAGCCGGGCGTCTCCCTCCGCGAGCACGAAAAAGACCCGAGAACCTTCCCGACGGATGCTTCCGGGGACCACGTTCCCCGCCACCCGAACCGGGACGCCGTACGCAGCCTCCCCCCGGGCCTGAAGTTCCGAGACGGTGACGTAATAGACGGCCGCGGACCGCACCCCACCGTAGACGAGCACACCGAGACCCGCGAGGATGAGCCCCACGAGCAGGAATCTCCGCCTCTTCACTGGCGATCCTCCACGAACCCGTGCGGTTCTGTCCGCTTCCCCTCCCGCACCTGGGCCTCCAGCCTCGTGATCTCCTGATGAAGTTGGCTCGTCCGATGGTGCAGCCACATGAGGTACGCCACCAGGGCCACCCACACGAGCCAGTACGCCCAGAACAGGTAGACCATGCTACCCGCTTACCTCGATGCGCAGGCGTCGCACGGCCCCGTCCAGGAGCCCCACCCGCAGACGCAGGCGCACCAGAGCCGCGTACAGGAGGATGAAGGCGAAGAGCGTCATCACCAGGGCGTGCACCATGGCGGGCTCCAGTCCCGTGGGCCTGCCCGCGGGATCCTGCCCGAAGACCACGGGGTGCACGCCGCGCAGCAGGCGGACGCTCAGGAACACGAGCGGCAGGTTCAGAAAGGCCAGGATGCCCACCACCGCCGCAAAGCGGCGGGCTCGGTCTCCCTCCGAGACCGCGCGGAGAACGAGATATCCCAGGTACACCAGCTGCGTCAGGAGGGTGCTGGTGAGCTGCGGTTCCCACGTCCACCACACCCCCCAGGTGGGCTTGGCCCACACGGCTCCCGTGAGGAGCACGAGCCCGTTGAACAGCACCCCGATCTCCGCGGAGGCTCCTCCGAGTTCGTCCCAGTAGGCTTCCCGGGCGCGGAGGTACTGGATCCCCGCGCCAAAGGTCACGAGGAAGGCCAGCAGAGCCGCTCCCCACAGGCCCAGGTGCACGTAGAAGATCCGCTGCAGGTGGCCCATGATCCGCTCGGTGGGGGCGTAGAAGAAGCTTCCGTACCACGCCAGGGACAGCGCCACCACCAGCGCCCCGGCCTCCAGACGCTTCAAGATCCGTCCTCCACCACGGCTTCGAAGAGCAGCAGACTCGCGGCCCCCAGGATGATAGCAAAGGCAGCTACCAGCCGCAATTCAGGCCACGCCTCGCCCAGCGGCAGTCCCCGCAGGACCTTCGCCGTGGCTCCCACGCTGCCGATGAGGAGGGGGAGGGCCAGGGGCACGAGGAGGAGCGGGAGCATCAGCTGCCGCAGGCGGGTGTTCGCGGCCACCACGCTGAGCAGGGTTCCCGGGAGCCCCAGGCCTGCGCTGCCCAGCAACAGGACCGCGCCCAGGGAGGCCACCCGGCGGGGATCCAAGTCTACGTTCAGCAGCACGGCGAACACGCCGAGGCTCAGAGCCTCCACGAGCAGCATCCACAGGAAGGTGCTGGTGGCCTTCGCGCCCAGGATGGCGGCCCGATCCACGGGGCTCGCGAGTACGGCCCACCCCGCCCGCTGCTCCTGCTCCAGTTCATACGCGCGCCCAAGCCCCAGGAGGGCGGTGAAGGTGACGGTGGTCCAGAGGATCCCCGGCCCTGCGGAGGCCACCACCGCGGGGTCCAGCCCCACAGCCACGCTGAAGAGCACCAGGGCCACGAGGGCCATGGTCCCCATGGAAAGGAGGATCTCCCGGGCCCGCAACTCGATCCGGAGGTCCTTGCTGACCAGCGCCCGGTAGGCTGTCCAGAATCCGGGAACCCGGCCGCCTCCCGGCAAGGCCGCGGTGGCCGGAGGGCGGGAGGATCCCGCCTCCGGCACCAGCCGCCCGTCCCGCAGGCCCAGGATCCGGTGGCAGAGTCCCGCCACCTCCTGGGGTCGGTGGGTGGTGAGGACCAAAGCCCCCCCGGAGGCAAGGTAGCGGAGCAAGGTGGTGCGCAGCCAGTCCGATCCCTCCGCGTCCAGGCCCGTAAAGGGCTCGTCCAGGAGGAGGAGGGCGGGCTGGGGCAGGAGGGCCCGGACGAGGCTTACGCGCTGCTGCCACCCCCGGGAGAGGTTCCGCACGAGCTCCCCCCGCCGCGCTCCCAGCCCGCCCTCCTGGATCAACCCCTCCACCCGTTCGGGGGCTACCCCGTAGAGCACGGCGAACAGGCGCAGGTTCTCCTCCACGGTGAGGCCGCCGTACAGGAAGGTCTCGTGCCCGGTCATCCCCAACCGGATCCGGACGGCCTGGGGTTCGTGCCACGGATCCAGACCGAACAGCCGCAAGCTCCCCCTATCCGGCCGCAAGAGGGTGGCGAGGACGCGCAGGAGGGTGGTCTTTCCCGAGCCGTTGGGCCCCACGATGGCCACCGCCTCCCCGGGATACACCTCCAGGTCCACCTCCCGCAGCACCCGGTGCTCTCCCAGGGCTTTTCGGATCCCTCTCGCGGAGAGTACGGGGGACACGGACCTCAGGTCGAAGACGCCAGCAGACGGGCCTCGAGGGCTTGCCGGAGGACTTGCCCGTCGAAAAGGAAGAAGGGGTAGCCGCGGTAGGTGGCCGCCGCGTACGCAGCCTCCTGCTGCTCCAGCCGGGTCAGTGCCTCCCGGACCCGGCGGATCTCTTCCGCGAGGGGGGCGCTCAGCTCCTGGTTGATGGCCCGGATCCGATGGGTGAGCGCTCGGCGCTCCCGGCGGGTCAGGGACTCCTCCTGGAGTCGTCGGATGAGCGCCCACTTCTCTTCCACCAGGCTGCGGAGGCGGGGATCCTGGGGTTCTAGGATTCGGTCGGGGTTGTGGAGGAGCTCGTGCAGCCGCTGTTGGAGGCGTGCCCGCTGGATCCCCGGGTCATCCGGGGAGGGCAGCGGGAGGTGGAAGGTGGCGGTGACCACGGCGAAGGGGGGAGGGTCCAGGGCGAACAGGTTACGGATCAGCCGGTCCGTGGCACGGTCGTAGAGGGCGCCCCCGACCCCGTGCACGAAGAGATCCGCCACGCACACCCGCACGAACAGGGTGAGGGCCATGCCCCTCGGCCGCAACCCCAACCCCGCGAGGACCTCGGGGGGCGTGCGGGGACCCACCCGGGCAAGTTCTCCCTCCTCCGTGGAGAGGACCACCTCCTCCCCGGCCCGCTGGGCGAACACCGGCCGCCGCCTCCCCTCCCGCACGGCCCACAGGGGGAGCTCGTAACGGTCCGACCACCGCCGCAAGTTGGGGAACGGCTGGGCCGCAGATCGGATCCCCTCGGACTTGCGGTGGGCCTCCAGGGCCTCGTTGTACGCAGCCCAGAAGGACTCGCAGGTACTCGCCATCCAACGGGCGAACCGCAGGAACCCCCGGGTCCGGCACAGCCAGGAGATCGGGAGCTCGGGGTACGCGGCGGCCGGTTCGAAGGCACGTCGCAGGCGCGCCACGAACTCTCCCAGGCTCTCGCACGCCTCCCGCTCCCGCTCCCCGAGCACCCTCAACCGCTCCAGGCCCGAGAGGAGGGCGGGATCGCCCAGGGTCGCGAGATCCTGACGAACCGCCTCCACCCACTCCCGCCACCGTGTCCGTGCGGGCGGCGGGGCTGCCTCAAAGGGGACGTCGGGGGGGCACCGCACCAGGGCCCGGTGCACGGTCCGCAGCTCCCCGTCCCACCGCGGCACCGCCACATCCAGCACTTCCACCGCATCGCTGTCCACGATGAGGTTCAGGGGCCGGACTCCCGGACACAGGCCCAGCACCAGGGTCTTCGCCCAGATCCCGGGGTGATGGAAAACGGGCTGGTGGCCGGTGACCACGAGGGGCCCTGAGCCCTCCCCGGTTTGGAGGCCCCACCGGAGGCCGAAGCGGGCTGCGGCCGCGAGGACCTCCTCCCGAACCTCCCGGCGGAATGCCCCCAGGGCCTCGCCGTCCAGGCGGGCAGGGCTACGAGCCAGGCTCTCCGCGTTCGCCTCCGCCACGGCCGGCCAGCACGGCAGGGGAGGGAGGCACACCACCTCCCCGGAGCCCCTGGGAATGCTCGGTCGCGGGGTCTCCGCCGCCTGCGGGCGGTCCCTCCTCACAGCAGGGCATCCAGGGTTCGTAGGCCCACCTCCTCCCGCATCACGAAGGGCTCCGCGTACGCCACCCCCACCAGGGCCCCGAAGTAGGCGGCGGAGGTGCGGAGGAGATCCAGGATCCACAGGTTTCCCCGCTCGTCCTCGAACTGGCTGCGGTAGGCAGCCACGCTCTCCAGCTTGCGCTCGAAGGTCTCGCTCACGTCCACCAGGAAGGAGGGGCGCCGCACCATCCGGTAGTGGGTGGAGAAGTAGTGGATCACCCGCCGCGGGTAGTGGGGCTCTCCGGGGATGTCGGACTTGGTGAGTTTCGCGTAGAACCGGGCGGCCTCCCCGAGCTGCGCGGCCTGGACGTGGTCCGGATGGGCATCCTCCCAGTACGGCACGAACAGGAGCTCCGGCCGAACCTCCCGGATCACCCCTGCCACCTGTTTGCGGGCCTCCACGGTGTCCAGGAGGAACCGGTTGGGAAGATCCAGGGTGATGCGGCGCACGCCCAGGATGTCCGCGGCCGCGGCCGCCTCCCGGAGCCGGCGCTCGGGCGTCCCCCGAGGGGTGGGCTCGCCGTTGGTGAGGTCGCAGAGCACCACCGTCCAGCCCTGGCGGACCAGGAGGGCCACGGTCCCGCCCATCCCGATCTCCGCGTCGTCCGGATGCGGGCTCAGCACCAGGGCCCGCCGGCTCATCCCCTGGGCTCCTTTCCCGCGCAGACCGCGGACTCCGCCCCGCGCAGCCACCGCTGTACGGCACGGTGCAGGACCTCCCGGTAGTACCGCAACCGGACCTCCGGGTCATCGAGTCCCCCCCAGAACCGGCGCGCGGGATTCTTGTAGATGCGGCCGATGGGGATCTCCCGGACGCGCAGCTTCAAGGCCGCGGCCTGCACCCACACCTGCAGGGGCATCCCGTAGGAGGGCTCGTCCAGTTCCAGCCTCCGGAGGGCCTCCGCCCGGTACGCCTTGAACCCGCAGAAGGCATCCGTGATCCCCAATCCCGTGAGGGCGTTCACCTCCTCCGTGATCTCCCGGTTGATGCGGAGCCGGTCCGGCGGCGGATCCTGGCCCCGGGAGGAGCCCGGGAGATAGCGGCTCCCGGAGACGATGTCCACGCCCTCCAGGGCGCTCAGGAGGTCTGGGATGAGGTAGGGCTCGTGCTGCTCGTCGCAGTCCATGGTCACCACCACGTCGTACCCGTGTTCCAGGGCATACCGGAAGCCGCTCATCAGGGAGGCCCCGTACCCGCGGTTTTCCGGGTGGCGGATCACCCGGACCTCCGGAAACCGCTTCAGGATCTCCGGGGAGTGGTCCGTGCTGCCGTCGTCCACCACCAGGATGTCCGCCGCGGGCGCGTACCGCCGCACCGCCCGCAGCACCCCTTCCAGGGTCTGCTCCTCATTGTACAGGGGCATGACGATGAGGACCCTCATCGCAGCTCCCGGAGGGCCTCGTAGGCTGCCTCGACCGTGTGCTCGATCTCCTCCGGCCCGTGGGCCAGGGACACGAACATGGCCTCGAACTGGCTGGGCGGGAGGTAGACGCCCCGGCGCAGCATCTCCCAGAAGAACTGCGCATACCGGACCACATCCGACCTCCGGGCGCTTTCGTAGTCCCGCACGGGAACCTCGGAGAAGAACAGGGTGAGCATGCTCCCCACCCGGTTCAGCTGCACGGGCACGCCCGCGGTTCGGGCCGCGTCCAGAAGTCCCTCTCCCAGTTGGGCACTCGTCCGCTCCAGTTGCTCGTAGGTTCCGGACTGCCGCAACCGTTCCAGGGTCGCCAGCCCCGCCCGTACCGCCACGGGATTCCCCGAAAGCGTGCCCGCCTGGTACACGGGTCCCGCGGGCGCCACCAGGGACATCACGTCGCGCCGTCCACCGTAGGCCGCGAGGGGAAACCCACCGCCGATCACCTTCCCCAGAGAGGTGAGGTCCGGCCGGATGCCGAGGACCGCCTGGGCCCCGCCCCACCCGACCCGGAAGCCCGTAATGACCTCGTCGAAGACCAGCAAGGCGCCGTACGCCGCGGTCAGGTCCCGCAGGATCTCCAGAAACGCCCGCTCCGCGGGCACCACGCCCATGTTGCCCGCCACGGGTTCCACCACCACCGCGGCGATCTCCGGTCCGAACCGCGCGAAGGCCTCCTCCACGGCCTGGACGTCGTTGTACGGGAGGGAGAGGGTATGCTGGACCGCGGCCGCGGGAACGCCCGGGCTATCCGGGAGCTCCAGGGTGGCCACGCCGCTCCCCGCACGGACCAAAAGGGCGTCCGCGTGCCCGTGATAACCGCCGTCGAATTTCACGATGCGGTCCCGCCCCGTGGCGGCCCGGGCGACCCGGAGGGCACTCATCACCGCCTCGGTGCCGCTGCACACCAGCCGCACCATCTCCAGGGAGGGAACGGCCTCGCAGAGCACCTCCGCGAAGGCCACCTCATACGGGGTGCAGGCACCGAAGGAGCTTCCGCCTTCCACGGCCTCCACCGCGGCCCGCACCACCTCCGGGTCCGCGTGCCCGCAGATGAGGGCGCCCCAACTGCCCACGTAGTCCACGTACCGGTTCCCGTCCACGTCCTCCACGTATGCCCCCTCGCCCCGCACGATAAAGGGCGGAATCCCGCCCACCGCCCGAAAGGCCCGGACAGGGCTGTTCACGCCCCCCGGCATGAGGGCCTGGGCGCGGGCGTAGAGCCTGTGGGAACCGTCCTGCCTCATGCCCGGAGCTTCCGCGCGGCTTCCTTCGCGAAGTACGTGAGGATCACATCCGCCCCGGCCCGCCGGATGGCCAGGAGGGTCTCCCACATGGCCCGCTCCAGATCCACCCACCCCCGCTGGGCGGCGGCGTGGATCATGGCGTACTCCCCGCTCACCTGGTAGGCGGCGGTGGGCACCCCGAACCGTTCCTTCACCGCCCGCAGCACGTCCAGGTAGGGGAGCGCGGGCTTGACCATCACCAGGTCCGCACCCTCCTCCAAGTCCTGCGCCACCTCCCGCAGGGCTTCCCGTATGTTCGGGGGATCCATCTGGTAGCTTCGCCGATCCCCGAACCGCGGGGAGCTCTCCGCGGCCTCCCGGAACGGGCCGTAGAAGCAGCTGGCGTACTTCGCCGCATACGCCAGGATCCCCACGTGGGAGTAACCCGCCTGATCCAGGCTCCGGCGGATGGCCTGGACCTGCCCGTCCATCATGCCGGAGGGCGCCACGAGGTCCGCGCCGGCCTCCGCCTGGGCCACCGCCACGCGGCCGTAGATCTCCAGGGTGGCATCGTTGTCCACGGGCCCCTCGGGCCCTGCCAAGACCCCGCAGTGGCCGTGGTCCGTGTACTCGCACAGGCACAGGTCCGCGAGGAGCACCACCTGATCCCCGAACTCCCTCCGCAGCCTCCGCAGGGCTCGCTGGACGATCCCCTCAGGGCTGTAGGCCTCGCTCCCCACCGGATCCTTCCGCGTGGGGATCCCGAAGAGGATCACCGCCCGGACTCCCGCCTCCAGGAGTTCTCCCACCTCCCGCACCAAGCTGTGCAAGGTGTGCTGGTACTGACCCGGAAGGGAGGGAATCTCCACGGGCTGCGAGAGGCCCTCCTTCACGAAGAGGGGGGCGACCAGCTGCTCGGCCCGCAGGGCGTGCTCGGCCACCAGCCGCCGCAGGACCTCCGTGCGACGCAGCCGCCGTCCCCGGTGGACCGGAAATCCCATCCTACCGCCTCCTCTCGAGAACCGCGCGCACCGCCTGCACCACCCCCTCGGAAGTGTACACCTCAGCGACCCCGTCCACCCGCAACCCCAACTCCCTGGCCGCCTCTGCGGTCACGGGACCGATGCACACCAGCCGGGTGCCCTCCGGGAGCCGTCCCCCTCCCAGCAAGGATACCAGGGCCCTCGCCGCGGAAGGGCTCGCGAGGGTCACCACATCCACCCCTTCCCGGATCGCCTCCCTCAGCCGGGGAGCCTCCTCCCAGGCCACCTCCGTCCGGTAGGCGGCCACCACCTCCACCTCCGCACCCCGCGCCCGCAGTCCTTCGGGCAGCACGTCCCGGGCCTCCTCCGCCCGGGGGATCAGGATCCGCACGCCTCGCAGTTCCTGGGCTGCGAAGGCCTTCACCAAGCCCTCCGCCCGATACTCGGATGGCTGGAACACTGCAGGGATGCCCAGCTGTTCCAGCCTTCGGGCGGTGGCGGGTCCGATGGCAGCGATGCGCACGCCCCGCAGGACTTCCAGGGAGATGTCCAGGTGGCGGAGCCGGCACTCCACTGCCCGGACCCCGTTCTGGCTCGTGAACACCACCCACTGGTAGGTTTCCAGCTGGCGCAAGGCCCGGTCCAGATCCTCCCAGGACGGAGGAGGGAGGATCCGGAGGAGGGGGATGTGCACCACCTCCAGGCCCAGGGCCCTCAGCCGCGCTCCGAGCTCAGAGCCCTGAGACGCGGGACGCGTCACTAGGACGCGAGGGTGGGCAGTCCTCCGCACACGGCCTCCGCGGCTTGCCGCCCCATCTCCTCCGCGGCCGCGATGGACCCCACGCGCTCCACGCGCACCACCCAGCTCCCATCCGGAGCCGCCACGAGGCCCCTGAGCCGCAGGACGCTTCCGGCTCCCTCCCAGGTGGCAAGCGCCGCGGCCGGGATCGCGCACCCGCCTCCCAACCCCCGCAAGAAGGCCCGCTCCGCGCTTACCGCCGCCCGGGTCAGAGGGTCGTCCAGGGGCTCGACCAGTCCGCGCACCCGGTGGTCGTCCTCCCTGACCTGGAGGGCGATCGCCCCCTGCCCCGGGGCCGGGAGCATCACCTCCGGGTCCAGGCGCTCCGCGATCTCCTCTTCCCAACCGCCCCGCACCAGTCCCGCCACGGCCAGGACGGCGGCGTCCACCTCCCCGGTCCGCACCTTCCGGATGCGGGTGTCCACGTTGCCCCGAAGCGGCACCACCTCCAGGTCCTTCCGGTAGATCCGGAGTTGGGCCGCCCGCCGGGGACTGCTGGTGCCCACCCGGGCTCCGGGGGGGAGTTGCGCGAGGGAAGGGGCGTGGGCCACGAGGGCGTCCCGGGGGTCCTCCCGGGGCGGGATGGCGGCGATCGCGAGGCCCGGGGTCGGGTCCGTGGGAAGGTCCTTGAGGCTGTGCACCGCGAGATCGACGGCGCCTTCCCGTAGGGCCTGCTCCAGCTCCGCCACGAAGAGGCCCGGACCCGAGGGAT is drawn from Armatimonadota bacterium and contains these coding sequences:
- a CDS encoding cytochrome b N-terminal domain-containing protein, which codes for MYRKAILRLQDWTLRLDRWIQRVYPQDFNPLYYTGGLANLFLTVLVISGILIFLYYEPSLEGAYASVQFLTDRVPYGVIFRGIHRYAADAFMVAILLHLFRNWFTERYRKARDSAWISGMFLLVVSGLAGFTGYLLVWDERSQLLASLTVQALRDVPLVGEHLVRLFVGGPGVSDATLPRFLFLHVGPAVTLYVLLWWHYVRIRHPKVWPPALWVLFSVGLLFFLAAVLPATSGRPAAPGAQPEGFAVDWFYLWPYVLARWMAPGWALLLVMALVVYGLWIPYSLPDDPDRVPRSPGVAVVVEDNCTGCELCYYDCPYNAIYMVPSPYPGKTRAAANRKLLAVVVDSRCVECGICIGACPFQALELPRMLEREIHERIRQATGAPVPTG
- a CDS encoding cytochrome b N-terminal domain-containing protein; amino-acid sequence: MWERLREWFSERKQKLDLFDETNVERYGNPLYLLGQIVYFSWIVVIVSGILLMIWYEPTTHGAYNSILRIQHEIPFGWLIRGMHKYGADMLIIAITLRIYRMYFLGEYKRPNELSWMILFGSLVLAMISGLTGYLLIWNQRAFWAAKVVLTVAVYLDQLPLIGQTRFGSAIAFAFLGGPAEGQGTLTRFYAIHFGISVLLLILVELYFIFTRRKRFNLSPTALVILLLMLVAASWIFPAEMGRRADPNRTPLPILSDWYFLALYQYVKYTPPLWAGLGPGLLIAYGMLVPFLDRSKGRRPSERPFFTVVGIMALTYFLVFTALILFNIAVIGRDPHIVLVLTALTLTLGFLLEIRYRRKVRAAEAAAPRPAPRAVPAARPAPSSGA
- a CDS encoding Rieske 2Fe-2S domain-containing protein, which gives rise to MAEEQKAKGVNRRTFLQLVASIPAVGALAAFAAPLLRYLKPNLEPGLGVPQGKVPPDLAEGDLPKGEPLPIARLEELAEPWSSKFFVFTQKYPQYTPEQAKAATVPGVAIRLPWKVRFPGYKEGKEPTDIVVFSRICPHLGCIFNYVPDWREITAGYGGYVPPPERRHGLLGCPCHLSIYDPADREVPGRVLSGPAPRPPRYFVYEVRNGVIVVTAVEPGGIA
- a CDS encoding c-type cytochrome, coding for MSRPVAVRVFFLGLAAVLLGGCQPYIRMAGPRGPAYEPLPRYVVRMGFMPRKPSADAGKKTYDARCAVCHGPEGRGDGPMAKTLTAPEKNLYTDFLSFFRIRPRGEPLPSRPANFHNLDQMRLNTPFSMFETVARGRPHTAMPGFQHPAYGAADGGTPRLTDQEIWDVVFWEWSRTTTRERLQLGRRIYQQRCAECHGPAGDGRGPRAEEFRELVWTWARGVGPGIFTDREWMAYRKPTELYQRIAEGVERRGLKLMPAFRDELSPNEIWAVVDYLWTFVYEPPADLR
- a CDS encoding cytochrome c maturation protein CcmE; translated protein: MKRRRFLLVGLILAGLGVLVYGGVRSAAVYYVTVSELQARGEAAYGVPVRVAGNVVPGSIRREGSRVFFVLAEGDARLPVTYRGVVTDLFRDGAPVVVEGTWGPEGVFRARVLLTKCPTKYEGGEDAP
- a CDS encoding CcmD family protein is translated as MVYLFWAYWLVWVALVAYLMWLHHRTSQLHQEITRLEAQVREGKRTEPHGFVEDRQ
- the ccsA gene encoding cytochrome c biogenesis protein CcsA, with product MKRLEAGALVVALSLAWYGSFFYAPTERIMGHLQRIFYVHLGLWGAALLAFLVTFGAGIQYLRAREAYWDELGGASAEIGVLFNGLVLLTGAVWAKPTWGVWWTWEPQLTSTLLTQLVYLGYLVLRAVSEGDRARRFAAVVGILAFLNLPLVFLSVRLLRGVHPVVFGQDPAGRPTGLEPAMVHALVMTLFAFILLYAALVRLRLRVGLLDGAVRRLRIEVSG